GGAGGACGACGAGACAACAACCAATTCCCGTTTATGGATATATTAGCAGCGTTGTTAAGGAAGTCATTAGTCACTTGCAGTGTGGACACCAACGACATATCTTCCATGGATATTAGCTTACCAACTGATGTCAAGCATGTCTCTCATGTTACTTTCGACTGCTTTAATGGCTTCCTCGGCTTACCTACTGAACTCCAACCTGATGTTCCCTCAAAGGTTCCTAGTGCCAGGTTTGTTTCTTCAAAGCCTTGGATCCATGAAAGTTCTGGTTATGGATTCTAAGAACTCAATTGATCTGTTTCTGTTTATTGCATGTTTACAGTGCAAGTGTTTTTGGGGTTTCTCCTAAGTCAATGCAGTGTTCTTATGATGATAAAGGGAATAGTTTGCCAACAATTCTTCTTATGATGCAGAGTTGTTTTTATGATGAAGGAGGTCTTAAGGTAAGAGTCTTAGCCTATGTTggtttaatgactaaattgtgttTTAATTGTGTTTCATTTGAAGGCAGAAGGAATATTTCGGATTAATGCCGAAAATAGTCAAGAAGAGTATGTTCGAGACAAGTTAAACAAAGGTATCTTACCGCACGGAATCGATGTCCATTGTTTAGCTGGTTTGATAAAGGTATAGATATATATAAGCATGTCTGGTTTTAAACCTTGGTGATGATTGAATTTGTGCCTTGCGATTCACGGCATATCTGGTTTCGGATTAATGTTTCGTAGGCATGGTTTAGAGAACTTCCTAGTGGAGTGCTCGATTGCCTTACACCGGAGCAGGTGATGCATTGCAACACGGAAGACGATTGCGTTGAGCTTGTGAAGTTGCTTCCTTCAACAGAAGCTGCTTTACTTGATTGGGCTATCAATTTGATGGCAGATGTTGTGGAGTATGAACAATACAACAAAATGAATGCACGCAACATCGCGATGGTTTTCGCACCGAATATGACTCAGGTACTTTTCTTTGTTGCATTTAGGGGTCTTGCTAGTTCAACTGCACCGGGGCGAGTGGCCTGGTGAAGTGAGTTCACCTTGTGTGTTTCACAGCTGCCCTGTTTCGGACAGTAATGGACGGCCTAAACATGTGGACATTGGAGTAAACATTACTGTCCCTTGGGGTAGTATAGTATTGTTGGCCTCTCATCTCGGCAGAGTGGCAGAGTGGAAGGCTAGGACCGGAGAGAATCCGCCATAACTGATTTCTCCTTATTCTGTTCTGAAACACttagttttaggaaaaaaaacTGAATGAGGAATATATCTACCTAATGCAGATGGCCGATCCCTTGACAGCATTGATTCACGCCGTGCAAGTGATGAACTTCCTCAAAACATTGATCTTAAAGACAATTCGAGAAAGGGATGAGTCCGCTACCAAGGACAGGTTGCTTCCATCTTGCTCAGATTGTCCTACAGGCATAACCGATACATGTGCATCTAAGGAACCTGCCACTGCTAAGTTCTTGAGGGTTGCCACATTGAGTAGACTCGAAAGTGACCCCGAAGAGAAACAATGGAGCAGTCAGGATAGTAACAGAGAAGAGGAAGTTGAGTCCATTTCAGGCAACAATATACTAAATGAATGGGAAATGGGAAATGTTGAAACTGAATGTAGAAGTGGATATGATAACGGTGACCGGCTAAGTTTAAGAAAAGGTGTAAGGCGATTATGCAGGCACCCGATATTCCAGTTGAGTAAGCCGACGAAGAAGACACGGAATCTCGGGATTGTAAATACTAGAGGAAGAGGTGGAGAAGCTTGGGTATGATAAACTTCAATGGTGATTGTTGTTTGTGTAATATGCATTACAATGGTATACTCCTTGTACTAGCGTATGATGTGCAGTATTGAAAAAGTAATGAACTGAATCTTAATCTGCAATTTTAGGTAGCATAACTGAAAATAGTTTCATAAATGTAGACGATATATTTATAATACGAGTAATTTATAAGAGTTGAGTATATATAGGTCTCAGACATGGCTCTTGATGGAAGAGCTATATCCACTTTGATCATCATAATACTTGGACCAAAGCATAACTCCGCCGTACTTGGAGGAATTCTTTATGGCAGGGAGGACCTTGGATGTGAGATCGTTTACGGGGATGAAACCGCTGCCTGCTGCATCAGGAGCTGCCGGTAAGCCAAGGAATATCTTGGTTGCCGGGATATCCGAAGTCCATTGTTTCCATGCATCTTCAAGGTTGGCAATATCGGCCGACAAGTATTGGCAAGGAGGGTTGTTATAGAATTGGACCCAAACATAATCAAAAAGACCCGTTTTCAATGCATTTCCAACCCAAGCATCAGGGAATGGGCATTGAGGAGCTGCAGTTAAGTACACTCTCTTGCCTTTCTTGCTATATCCCGAAAGGTATTTCGCGAGATCGTCCCAATGTTCCCCTGTTCCTCCCTCGATATCAAAGTCGATCCCGTCAAAAACAGCAGGTCCAAGCGGTCGAGACGACGACGTTCCCCCCAAGAAATTGTTCCAAAGATACATCGCGACTTGCCTAGCGTCATCAGACGAAGAAAGGGAGTAACTACCAGACCTCCTCCTATCGAAAGAATCactttgacacctttagcttgaCACGATTTAATGTCGGAGCTTAACCCAGTACAACCATTGCTATAAGGATCACAATGACCGGCAAGGTTTATCATCGGAGTTTGGCCATTACCAAATGTTGCCAAGAAGGCTAtattcacatattcataattcCCCGTCGCGCAAGTCTCCGCTAAGGTGCCTTCATTACCATTTTGGCCCCAGTAGATGGAAATCCCGCCACCATATGAACCAGTTGCTAACACCAAAACCATCAATAGCAGATGAACGAAACTGATATATTCAGCTTGAATGCCATGTTCTTAGGTTACTTTATTACACGACCGAGTTGTTTGTGTGTTGAAACCATGGAGGTGAAGCTCCATATTTATAGCAAAAAAAAGGTGCTTGTTGTTTGACAATTATTCTGAAAATTTGCAGCTAAGAACGCAGCGTACCAGTAGGCTAAAACTGTCTCTATATTTTAATGATTTACCGTAGACTACACGCAAGCAATATATGCCAATTTAATGGCAATACCTGAGACATTTTTGTTGAACACTAATTCCTACGATATGTCATTGAAGAGTTACAAGCACTGAtcctttattaataatttttggtTAGTAAATATTTGAATATTAAAACATACTTCAAAGTttctgtaatttttatatttgaaatttagtatcagtatttttatttttaataatttagtttttatttttcagtttaaaaattcaaatttaatagttaacaccattaaattattttgttaaatttaattgatgtaacatttcaaattaaaaaaaacttcaGTAGCCATGTAACAATAAAAAACATTGTAATggacttgaatttaacaaataattttaatagtgttaATAACTCTTAAAAGTTACGTCAACATTTTAATAAAAAAGTATTAAGCTAATCAATGAcattgtaaaaaaaatttaaggtaccaaattatgtcaaaatttgAAGTATAAAGATTGAATCTTAAATTTGAATGTAACATagggatcaaaattaaaatttaaccgtTGTTATATAATCTAAAATTTGAGTGTAGCATAAGGActagaattgaaaatttaccattttcttataaaatgcaaaaataaaaataaaaatgaggaGGCTATTTTGGAACTTCCTTTTATGTATAGTTATGtagataataatatttatgctAAATTATGAAGTataaatttaaatgttaaaatatactctaattttatttttagagaTTTAGACCATTTACTATTTAGATTTAAAAATAAGGTTCAATTGTTACCACTattaaaattcttctattaaattcactagtgtgacattttaaaattacaaaaaaaaatcacctaataaccatgtaacaataaaaataacatcGAAAATGTTTATGTAGATTTTGTTTTGTTAGAATAGTGTTCTTAAGAAAATTTGACATTAGCGTTTTAATTGaaatagttaataatattaaatatttggactaactaataacattataaaagtaAAAGGATCAATTTATGTCAAAAATAAGATATATAGAttaaatctcaagtttcaaaGATAGTATAAaagctaaaataataataaaaataaaaataaaaaataataataataataataataataataataataataataataataataataaaggaaacaAGGTAaacctaaaagaaataaaaagctaTTTATCCATCTCTAACACCCTTAGGATATCAAGTTAAATATAACCATGTAATGTTTTAAtcgaaaaattaattatattaattatttagactaattaataacattataaatctATAAGGacaaaattacattaaaaattaaagtgTGGCAGTTAAATCTTAAATTTAGATATAATAAAGGagtcaaaactaaaatttaaccctttttaaaactaaaaaaaaaaagctaagcACTCATATAAACCTAAAATAAATAGAAAGTCACGTGTTACTCTTTAATAAATTTATCACGTAataatttaaccaaaaattaattatattaactatttagactaattaataacattataaaaatatagggtcaaattattttaaaaattaaagtatttaaaaatttcaaatttaaccaTATTAAAGAGACTAAAGGTGAAATTTAACCATTTGTGTAAAGGGAGCATGGTGAGAGAGCCACATGTCAGCCTAAGGTTTTTATATATAGGTATATAATATTAGAGGTACCAACGgtgaaatttaatcattttcataaaataaaataaaaaatggtgaGAGAGCCCCATGTAAAGTCCTTTGAAGcttctatttatatatatatatatatatatatagattgttGGGTTAAATTATagggatacaatttaaaaatTAACATTAAGTTTTAAGTTGTTGTATTTTCcgtgtattttaattttataaatttagtttttattttataaatttaaaatttatatttaagtatTAACATCGTTAAAAACTTGTTGTTAAATTTATTcatgtgaaattttaaaatttaaaaaaaacttaatttgaTAATTATGTGACAAAAATGacattttaatgaatttgaatttaACATTGAATTTTAAACTatgttaataattattaaaatttacttcaatactttaatcaaaataaaaatatttaaactaaAATTGAGGTGGCAAAttatgtaaaaaattaaaatataaaaaaattaatatcaaatttaaacGTTAAATAGAGACTGAAAATGAAATTTGACCatgtttatataatttaaaaattaaaggataaaaataaattaatacagTAAATAAAGGAAAATTTCCATGGACATGTGAATAAAATGAAGGCttagtataaaaattaaattttaaatttgagaggaattttatattatttaaaaattaaagaagacaaatttaaaatttaattatttattaataatattaaaaatagctATAGAGGCATGATTGATATAAAAGGAAGGCCTCATTACCTCTTATATTTATTTCATCATTACGAAGATTAATCCATTCGAAATGTAGCATTTGCATTAATTTACCGCTTTATTCATAAACCAGTAGAGTgggttaataaaaaaaaaaaattattttaaaaatttaattactaaTATAACTTTATAAATATATGTGGTTTGAGTTGGTTCAAAACAGttagatattttataaataaGCAAAATAATTAGATGGTGttccaattttataaaaatatttatttttatttttatttttaagattttaaatttatgtttttgtcaaattattttcaaaataatgtAAAAGTTAACTTTTTAACTTTGTTAATCTGAAATACACGTGGATTACCACGTAagcatttagttaattttaaaatttaaaattcaaaaaattataaaattattttaaaaacaaaagttatttaaattatttgataagtataaaatgataaaaaatatttttaattttaaaattcaattaaatgcTAACATGTCATCCATATGGCAAtccatgtgtatatattattaatcCATGTGTAGATATTAACATCAAAAATTAATAAACGTTAATTTTTCCATTAATTTTAGGGTAATTTGACcaaaaaatacaaattcaatGGCTAAAAGAGACGAAAATTTAAATAGATgacgaaattttatttttttaaagttggagaatcaaataagtcattatgcctatatattattattattattatcaataaGATAATTATTTGATACATCGACAACGAGTTTTGTAGACTTCACAAATAGGTTGAAAGTGTGAcaacatttatttatatttagatTTTTTTACTATACCTTACAATACATTTATTAAACCTTTAATTCAAGTGTGGAGTCTAAAAATTTTACTTATAatgtattaaataatttttattaataatatggTATAATAATAAAGTAGTAAAGTGTAACATATAGTAACGAGTActgattgaatttatatttgatgtcatgtataaatttaTATAGGCTTCAAGCATAGTTTTATAATTTGTtttttcattttggtactttttttATCTAGATTTGTTAATCCATTAAATTTACAAGCATTTAAAAAATGGTTGAAATAAAATCTAATTAGAATGTGTCACATGGCACTTCAAGTCAGTTACAAAGTGTCATGTGACAATTAGAGGTGGCAAACGAGTGAGCTCAAGTAAACTcaaatcaagttttttttttttaattcgagCTCATGTAGAGTTGTGTGGTTTGAATTttctaaattataaatattttaattttaaatataataattcattttatttttatataatgacaacataatttaaatttatcttataaaaaagataaatattatatataagtaAAATTTATATGTAATAGAGTTTTTAATATACAATAATTAAATTGCTAATTGcatgtaaaatttattatatgatatgtatattaatcaatgaaaatatttttttattgtttgttattatattatattgacaacaaaataatttttatctttCTTATTAAATTTAGGGTAAACAACATCTAAAGTCACTAAACGACGTTTTAGCCACTCAACTTTAGAAAGTTACAAACTGATCActaaatttttcaaaagtttttaAGCCATTGGACTGTTAAAATCGTTGTTGTATGACCTTCTTTGTTCGCACTGTTTGCATAAATTGAAAGCTCTCCATCACCTTTTCTTCTATAATTCAGTGTTTTTCATGAAACAAATTTGAATGTTACGAATttgcaaatcaaaattcaaataggtTTCTTCTCCAATCTTCGACACTAATATTAGATCAACTTAAATCTAAGGTATATTCTTCTACTAATCAATGGGTACTGATCCACTATACCGATCATTAAATCATCACTTGAAGCTCGCTAATTGgagtttttttaaaagaaaaacttaGCAGTCCAATGATTTGAacgaaaactttcaaatagttcagtaaccattttgtaacattttgaagttaagtgaccaaaacgtaaacttactaatagtttagtgaccttgggtgtagtttacccttaaaTTTTTAAACCTAATACATACACCAAACTACTTTATTTCAAAAcccaaatatattatactaagcaTTAACTCAAATAGTATACTCATTATTacccaaaatgaaaataaactaaTTATAATCCAAATCTTAagtccaaatttaaaaaaaagtacCTAAATATAATTTGTAATTGTTAAAACCCaattcaaaatataatttaataaaaataatattttatcaagatactaaattttaataatattttatgtattacTAGTTATATACATGTATTATATACTAAATTACACATAATCGTTAATATTGCatcttttattataatatataatataataatagttatatatattACTAGTTTGTCATAGTAATAtactatattattatattatgtaatAGTATATAATCTATTATAGTTAGTTATTAAAATTGACTTCATTGGCTAAATTGATCCAATTCAAACAAATTGattgataaatttaattttgattttagaccaattaatagttatatatatatagttttaaaatATGTTATTACATTATGTAATGCTATATCACATACTATAATGACAATACATAATACATTAATTAGTAtatcttattatttattattatattagttaaaATATACTCTAATTCCTTATACTCTTCAGTATATTTGAAAGTTAGCCCTCTtataatatttatgttgttgtatcatatcatataacatataatatattaatagtttatatatctTAAGGTCTAGTTAGATAATCGGTTGATTTGATGTTAAACTAAATTAATCAACGTTACACCAATTAAAATGTAACgttaaattatgctattagtACCTATACTTTGCAAAAGTTATGTATTTAGTCCCAATACATTAATTTGACCCAATTTAGTTCTTGTATTTTTCAAATTGGTTaattttagtccttgtactttttgaaatttgaaaatttagtccCGACCTAATTTGTCctgttaaattcaattactagccCTATACTATTTATACGGCTATAACTTTAGTCCATATTCTCCAATTGTATCATTCTAAGTCCATATACTTatcgaattttgaaatttcaatcttgaCGCAAATCAACGTCATCAAtccattaattgaatttttagtgagtaatatgtgaaaataacaagCTAACTTGACATTACATAAATGATAATATGTTTCCTgcatcaaatttgagaaatagcaGCACTTAActgaataaatttaataattattgtctGGTgaggactgaaattttaaaatttaaaaagtataaagactaaaaatgatcaaattaaaacaGATGAATTAAATCCACAATTTTCacaaagtacaaagactaatagTAAATTTTAACCTAAATATAATATACATTTAAACCCAAACCTAGTAACAACAAAACCTAAACCCAATACCACCCAAACCTAAACCCAATTTAAAACTTATTCAAAACCCAACCTAAATAAAAGTAAACCCATTCCAAACTACAAATTAATATaaagataataatattaataaaagttTAATATTAATGAAAccattaaacattaaaaaaaactaaaagtaaAACATAAATTcccaaataattaaaattaaatttattagttATGTTATTAATATTACATAATAAATCATGTTTAATCAATAGGGATAA
This window of the Gossypium arboreum isolate Shixiya-1 chromosome 12, ASM2569848v2, whole genome shotgun sequence genome carries:
- the LOC108479918 gene encoding rho GTPase-activating protein 5-like — its product is MAGLFRSKSCGLLGLSELNHAAPSPFFHQTKTNDDHEEEEDFAEDGMNPIATTPLISSKSKFGCSHGGRRDNNQFPFMDILAALLRKSLVTCSVDTNDISSMDISLPTDVKHVSHVTFDCFNGFLGLPTELQPDVPSKVPSASASVFGVSPKSMQCSYDDKGNSLPTILLMMQSCFYDEGGLKAEGIFRINAENSQEEYVRDKLNKGILPHGIDVHCLAGLIKAWFRELPSGVLDCLTPEQVMHCNTEDDCVELVKLLPSTEAALLDWAINLMADVVEYEQYNKMNARNIAMVFAPNMTQMADPLTALIHAVQVMNFLKTLILKTIRERDESATKDRLLPSCSDCPTGITDTCASKEPATAKFLRVATLSRLESDPEEKQWSSQDSNREEEVESISGNNILNEWEMGNVETECRSGYDNGDRLSLRKGVRRLCRHPIFQLSKPTKKTRNLGIVNTRGRGGEAWV